A single window of Agelaius phoeniceus isolate bAgePho1 chromosome 16, bAgePho1.hap1, whole genome shotgun sequence DNA harbors:
- the PGP gene encoding glycerol-3-phosphate phosphatase, producing the protein MADAMAAGGPRRCRRLEGEAARAALANADTLLFDCDGVLWRGEAAVSGAAATLERLAAAGKRLCYVTNNSGRTRAAYTEKLRRLGFPPAEPRHIFSSAFCAARYLRQALPPGAAAYVLGSAALAAELEAVGIPHVGTGPAALPGPAPADWVQAPLEPAVRAVLVGFDEHFSYAKLCQALRYLLRGGSECLLVGTNRDHRLPLEGGAGIPGTGCLVKAVETAAQREAFIVGKPNRFMFDCVAQEFPVDPARTIMVGDRLDTDILMGNSCGLTTLLTLTGVTALDEVRGHQDSGCPARHSLVPDYYVDSIADLLPALGQ; encoded by the exons ATGGCGGACGCGATGGCGGCGGGCGGcccgcggcgctgccggcggctGGAGGGCGAGGCAGCGCGGGCCGCGCTCGCCAACGCCGACACGCTGCTCTTCGACTGCGACGGCGTCCTGTGGCGGGGCGAGGCGGCCGTGAGCGGCGCGGCGGCGACGCTGGAGCggctggcggcggcgggcaAGCGGCTGTGCTACGTGACCAACAACAGCGGGCGGACGCGCGCGGCCTACACCGAGAAGCTGCGGCGCCTGGGCTTCCCGCCCGCCGAGCCCCGGCACATCTTCAGCTCGGCCTTCTGCGCCGCCCGCTACCTGCGGCAGGCGCTgccgcccggcgccgccgcctaCGTGCTGGGCAGCGCCGCGCTGGCCGCCGAGCTGGAGGCCGTGGGCATCCCGCACGTCGGCACCGGGCCCGCCGCCCTGCCCGGGCCCGCGCCCGCCGACTGGGTGCAGGCGCCGCTGGAGCCCGCCGTGCGCGCCGTGCTCGTGGGCTTCGACGAGCACTTCAGCTACGCCAAGCTGTGCCAGGCGCTGCGGTACCTCCTGCGCGGCGGCTCCGAGTGCCTCCTGGTCGGCACCAACCGCGACCACCGGCTGCCGCTCGAGGGCGGCGCCGGCATCCCCG GGACAGGATGCCTGGTGAAGGCCGTGGAGACAGCAGCCCAGCGCGAGGCGTTCATCGTGGGCAAGCCCAACCGCTTCATGTTCGACTGCGTGGCCCAAGAGTTCCCGGTGGACCCCGCTCGCACCATCATGGTGGGGGACAGGCTGGACACGGACATCCTGATGGGCAACAGCTGCGGGCTGACCACGCTGCTCACCCTGACCGGGGTGACAGCCCTGGACGAGGTGCGGGGCCACCAGGACAGCGGCTGTCCCGCCAGGCACAGCCTGGTCCCTGACTACTACGTGGACAGCATCGCCgacctgctccctgctctggggcagtga